One part of the Polycyclovorans algicola TG408 genome encodes these proteins:
- a CDS encoding plasmid pRiA4b ORF-3 family protein has protein sequence MKLITSRHAETVLPSEIVLRIELVGISPSVWRRVAVHSEATLEDLHHIIQATMGWYDTHSHDFLVGEVYYRANPSSEDPTTVTVRQERRKKLRLVARETDLFTYIYDWGDEWQHRISVEQIRPRPPQRLAFIEAGERACPPEDCGGIPGYLSALAALDQPKSAAAQEFLAWAGRDFDAARFDRHAANAALSRMHRNRWVGVKLNER, from the coding sequence ATGAAGCTCATCACCAGCCGCCATGCTGAAACCGTTTTGCCCTCAGAGATCGTGCTGCGGATCGAGCTGGTGGGCATCAGTCCATCGGTCTGGCGGCGGGTAGCGGTGCACAGCGAGGCGACGCTGGAAGACCTGCACCACATCATTCAGGCCACGATGGGCTGGTACGACACACACAGCCATGATTTCTTGGTGGGCGAGGTGTACTACCGAGCCAACCCAAGTTCGGAAGATCCGACCACCGTGACGGTGCGGCAGGAGCGTCGCAAGAAGCTGCGGCTGGTGGCGCGTGAGACCGACCTGTTTACCTACATCTACGACTGGGGCGACGAGTGGCAGCACCGCATATCGGTCGAGCAGATTCGCCCGCGACCGCCGCAGCGACTGGCGTTTATCGAGGCCGGAGAACGGGCCTGTCCGCCCGAAGACTGTGGCGGCATTCCGGGCTATCTCTCGGCACTGGCGGCACTCGATCAACCAAAGAGTGCTGCAGCTCAGGAGTTCCTCGCGTGGGCTGGACGTGACTTTGATGCTGCTCGATTCGACCGCCATGCGGCTAATGCAGCGCTATCGCGCATGCACCGGAACCGATGGGTGGGCGTTAAGTTGAACGAGCGTTGA
- a CDS encoding IS3 family transposase (programmed frameshift) has translation MNKGIRYSPELKERAVRLVLEHQSDYSSQWAAMESIAGKMGCKAETLRVWVRQHERDVGQREGLTTDEKAHLKALEREVRELRQANEILRKASAYFCSGGARPPIQTMKAFIDAHRDVHGVEPICKVLPIAPSTYYAHAAQQRDPGQRSLRAKRDDQLTPLIQQIWNDNFRVYGVRKVYRQLRREQVGVARCTVARLMKRLGLRGVIRGKGVRTTFSDKNLSCPLDHVQRQFKADRPNQLWVSDFTYVSTWQGFVYVAFVIDVYARRIVGWRASSSARTDFVLDALEQALHDRKPFGSGRLVHHSDRGVQYLSIRYTERLVDAGLEPSVGSVGDSYDNALAETINGLFKAEVIHRQSSWRKREDVEWATLNWVDWFNNRRLLEPIGHIPPAEAEANYYAQHPEYVKAA, from the exons ATGAACAAAGGAATACGGTATTCCCCGGAGCTGAAGGAGCGAGCGGTGCGGCTGGTGCTGGAGCATCAATCTGACTACAGCTCGCAGTGGGCGGCGATGGAATCGATTGCTGGAAAGATGGGGTGCAAGGCCGAGACCCTGCGGGTGTGGGTCCGGCAGCACGAGCGTGATGTTGGGCAGCGGGAGGGCCTGACCACCGACGAGAAGGCGCACCTGAAGGCGCTGGAGCGCGAGGTTCGCGAACTGCGTCAGGCCAACGAGATTCTGCGCAAGGCATCTGCGTATT TTTGCTCAGGCGGAGCTCGACCGCCCATTCAAACGATGAAGGCGTTCATCGACGCACATCGTGATGTCCATGGGGTCGAGCCGATCTGCAAAGTGCTGCCGATTGCCCCATCGACCTACTACGCACACGCTGCCCAGCAGCGGGATCCAGGACAACGATCTCTTCGAGCTAAACGAGACGATCAACTCACCCCGTTGATTCAGCAAATCTGGAACGACAACTTCCGGGTCTACGGAGTACGCAAGGTCTATCGCCAATTGCGACGCGAGCAGGTAGGAGTTGCGCGATGCACCGTGGCACGGCTGATGAAGCGGCTGGGGCTGCGCGGCGTGATTCGCGGCAAGGGGGTGCGCACCACTTTCAGTGACAAGAACCTTTCATGCCCACTGGATCACGTACAACGGCAGTTCAAGGCAGATCGGCCAAACCAGCTTTGGGTGTCCGACTTCACGTATGTGTCCACCTGGCAGGGCTTTGTCTATGTTGCCTTTGTCATTGATGTTTACGCCCGACGCATCGTCGGCTGGCGAGCCTCATCATCGGCACGCACCGATTTCGTGCTCGATGCCTTGGAACAAGCCTTGCACGACCGAAAGCCCTTTGGATCGGGTCGGCTGGTTCATCACAGCGATAGGGGCGTCCAGTACCTCTCGATTCGATACACCGAGCGCCTGGTCGACGCGGGACTGGAGCCCTCGGTGGGCAGCGTCGGCGACAGCTATGACAACGCCCTGGCCGAGACCATCAACGGCTTGTTCAAAGCCGAAGTCATCCACCGGCAGTCGTCATGGCGCAAACGCGAGGACGTCGAATGGGCCACCTTGAACTGGGTGGACTGGTTCAACAACCGAAGACTGCTGGAGCCCATCGGGCACATCCCGCCAGCCGAAGCAGAAGCTAACTACTATGCACAACACCCTGAGTACGTCAAAGCTGCGTGA
- a CDS encoding Arm DNA-binding domain-containing protein: MASVRVREGKLFFDFRYRGVRCRELTALSDSAPNRKKLTVMLKRIEADINAGTFEYRRYFPDSKLASRFDADVSPTPIQRPSVDENRGPLFSEFVEQWLSTKTIEWRQSYAESVRHILQRHLLPAFGDRPVLAIDRNTLLTYRAQLATERSASGKVRSAATVNRIMGILSMILDEVALEHGVNNPLTEPPHLSRRL, translated from the coding sequence ATGGCTAGTGTTCGAGTGCGCGAAGGGAAGCTTTTTTTCGATTTCAGGTACCGAGGGGTTCGATGCCGCGAACTAACCGCGCTTTCGGATTCTGCCCCCAACCGAAAGAAGCTCACGGTCATGCTCAAACGAATTGAAGCCGACATCAATGCGGGGACCTTCGAGTACCGGCGCTACTTTCCTGACTCCAAGCTGGCAAGCCGATTCGATGCAGACGTCTCCCCCACTCCAATCCAACGACCGTCGGTTGATGAGAATCGGGGGCCGTTGTTCTCGGAATTCGTCGAGCAGTGGCTGTCCACGAAGACGATCGAATGGCGTCAGAGCTATGCGGAATCGGTACGGCACATCCTGCAGCGTCATCTGCTTCCGGCGTTTGGAGATCGGCCGGTTCTGGCGATTGATCGCAACACGCTGCTGACCTACCGGGCCCAGTTGGCAACCGAGCGTTCCGCTAGTGGCAAGGTGAGATCGGCGGCAACGGTGAACCGGATCATGGGCATCTTGAGCATGATTCTGGATGAGGTCGCCCTTGAGCATGGCGTCAACAATCCGCTGACTGAACCGCCCCATCTTTCCCGGAGGCTCTAA
- a CDS encoding helix-turn-helix domain-containing protein, with translation MIRIRLRQLLDDKSFHERRRITLNEVSKETGISRPTLTRITNTAGYNTNTDTIDALCRYLNCAPGELLEYVRD, from the coding sequence ATGATCAGAATTCGCCTGCGTCAGCTATTGGATGACAAGTCGTTCCATGAGCGACGTCGCATCACCTTGAACGAGGTGAGCAAGGAGACTGGCATTTCGAGACCCACGCTCACGCGGATCACGAACACTGCGGGATACAACACCAATACGGACACCATAGACGCGCTTTGCCGCTACTTAAATTGCGCGCCGGGTGAGCTGCTCGAATACGTCAGAGACTGA
- a CDS encoding acetyl/propionyl/methylcrotonyl-CoA carboxylase subunit alpha codes for MTRFNKVLVANRGEIAVRVIRGAKKAGYQTVAVYADADRRALHVREADQAVHIGPSPAKDSYLVIERILEAARTSGAQAIHPGYGFLSERADFAQAVADAGLVFIGPDAASIDAMGNKSASKIRMLAAHVPCVPGYQGDDQTDATLIAEAGKVGLPVMVKAASGGGGRGMRLVQDEKDLAAAITSARSEAENAFGSGQLLIEKAVLNARHVEIQIFGDHHGNVVYLGERDCSVQRRNQKVVEEAPSPAVDPALRERMGAAAVAAAKAVNYVGAGTVEFMLAADGAFYFLEMNTRLQVEHPVTEMVYGVDLVEWQLRVAQGEPLPMTQGEIDDNRYGHAIEVRLCAEDPLAGDLPQTGEVLCWQVPQGTGLRVDTYLETGITVSPFYDSMQAKLIAWGEDRETARTRLLKLLAETRLFGVVSNKDYLAEIIAHPAFAAGTFSTAFLAEHFPASRVDAIRPTPLDAALAALGLYLDDARRLAAEHALSDDYLGWHSSHEAAVDFTLRCGGQDIVLEVLAQRGRRFEILFDDQRFTLTVIADDALGLQFSVDGLTQRAQWARHDNQIWVSYRGRTWCWDDRTLAPVEGAAPGSDGRLLAHTDGKFVAVHVAPGDRIKKGQTLAVLEAMKMEFQLSLPVGGVVESIHVDAGTQVRNKQSLITVRADP; via the coding sequence ATGACCCGTTTCAACAAAGTATTGGTCGCCAATCGCGGCGAGATCGCCGTTCGCGTCATCCGCGGCGCCAAGAAGGCCGGCTACCAGACGGTTGCGGTCTACGCCGATGCCGACCGGCGGGCGTTGCACGTGCGCGAGGCCGATCAGGCGGTCCATATTGGGCCCTCGCCCGCCAAAGACAGCTATCTGGTCATTGAGCGCATTCTGGAGGCCGCGCGCACCAGTGGCGCCCAGGCCATCCACCCCGGCTATGGTTTTCTCTCCGAGCGCGCGGATTTCGCGCAGGCGGTGGCCGATGCCGGCCTGGTGTTCATCGGGCCGGACGCAGCCTCGATAGACGCCATGGGCAACAAGAGCGCGTCGAAGATCCGCATGCTGGCGGCCCATGTGCCCTGCGTCCCGGGCTACCAGGGCGATGACCAGACCGATGCGACCTTGATCGCCGAAGCCGGCAAAGTCGGCTTGCCGGTGATGGTCAAGGCCGCGTCCGGCGGCGGCGGACGCGGCATGCGACTGGTGCAGGACGAGAAAGACCTCGCAGCGGCCATCACCTCGGCGCGCAGCGAAGCCGAGAACGCCTTCGGCTCGGGCCAGCTGCTGATCGAGAAGGCGGTGCTCAATGCCCGTCACGTCGAGATTCAAATCTTCGGCGACCACCACGGCAACGTGGTGTACTTGGGCGAGCGCGATTGCTCGGTGCAGCGGCGTAACCAGAAGGTCGTCGAAGAAGCGCCCAGCCCAGCCGTCGACCCTGCGCTGCGCGAACGCATGGGCGCCGCCGCGGTGGCCGCCGCCAAGGCGGTGAACTATGTTGGTGCCGGCACGGTGGAGTTCATGCTCGCGGCCGACGGCGCTTTCTACTTCCTGGAGATGAACACGCGGCTGCAAGTCGAGCACCCCGTCACCGAGATGGTTTACGGCGTCGACCTCGTCGAATGGCAACTGCGGGTCGCACAAGGCGAACCACTGCCCATGACCCAGGGCGAGATTGACGACAACCGTTATGGCCACGCCATTGAAGTGCGCCTTTGTGCTGAAGACCCTTTGGCTGGCGACCTGCCGCAGACCGGCGAGGTCCTGTGCTGGCAGGTACCACAAGGCACCGGACTGCGCGTCGACACCTACCTTGAAACCGGCATAACCGTGAGTCCGTTCTACGACTCGATGCAGGCCAAGCTGATCGCCTGGGGCGAAGACCGGGAGACTGCGCGAACGCGCCTGCTCAAGCTTCTGGCCGAGACCCGTCTGTTCGGGGTGGTCTCGAACAAGGACTACCTAGCTGAAATCATCGCCCACCCGGCCTTCGCGGCGGGCACGTTTTCCACCGCGTTTCTTGCCGAACACTTCCCGGCGAGTCGCGTTGATGCCATTCGACCCACACCGCTGGACGCCGCCCTCGCCGCCCTTGGCTTGTACCTGGACGACGCGCGTCGACTGGCTGCCGAGCACGCGCTCAGCGACGACTATCTGGGTTGGCACAGTTCCCACGAAGCGGCGGTGGACTTCACCCTGCGCTGTGGCGGGCAAGACATCGTGCTGGAGGTGCTCGCCCAGCGCGGCAGGCGCTTTGAGATTCTCTTTGACGATCAGCGATTCACGCTGACGGTCATTGCGGATGACGCCTTGGGGCTGCAGTTCAGCGTTGACGGATTGACCCAGCGGGCGCAATGGGCGCGTCATGACAACCAAATCTGGGTCAGCTATCGGGGGCGCACCTGGTGTTGGGACGACCGCACGCTGGCGCCGGTGGAAGGCGCTGCACCGGGCTCAGACGGTCGCCTGCTGGCGCACACCGACGGCAAGTTTGTCGCCGTGCACGTCGCACCCGGTGACCGAATCAAAAAAGGCCAAACCCTGGCCGTGCTTGAGGCCATGAAAATGGAGTTTCAACTCAGCCTGCCGGTCGGCGGCGTGGTTGAAAGCATCCACGTCGACGCCGGCACCCAGGTCCGCAACAAGCAGTCGCTGATCACCGTCAGGGCTGATCCGTGA
- a CDS encoding enoyl-CoA hydratase/isomerase family protein has product MSTLLIRTERGVCHITLNRPEVRNAMSTEMVAELSANLAQIAADPSIRAVVIRGAGGHFCAGGDLKSMMADGIKPVMPGKPDPIAAMNRAFGALLRQAEQLPQVLITICEGAVLGGGFGLACVSDVAFADVDARFGMPETTRGLPPAQIAPFVVTRIGLTQARRLALTGAQFRGHDALRYGLVHETFESEEELTALLNTELHAVRQCAPRANAVTKALIMGVGQADMDAVLDTAAEQFAAAVRSAEATEGMTAFMQKRMPAWASNK; this is encoded by the coding sequence GTGAGCACTCTGCTGATTCGCACCGAGCGCGGCGTTTGTCACATCACTCTCAATCGGCCCGAGGTGCGCAACGCCATGAGCACTGAGATGGTCGCGGAATTGTCAGCAAACTTAGCGCAGATCGCCGCTGACCCGTCCATTCGCGCCGTCGTCATCCGCGGCGCGGGCGGTCACTTCTGCGCCGGCGGCGATCTGAAAAGCATGATGGCCGATGGCATAAAGCCCGTCATGCCCGGCAAGCCCGACCCCATCGCCGCGATGAACCGTGCGTTTGGCGCCCTGCTGCGCCAAGCCGAACAACTGCCACAGGTCCTGATCACCATCTGCGAGGGCGCCGTGCTCGGCGGCGGCTTTGGCTTGGCCTGCGTGTCGGATGTCGCGTTCGCTGATGTGGATGCCAGATTCGGCATGCCGGAAACCACGCGCGGCCTGCCACCCGCACAAATCGCACCCTTTGTCGTAACGCGTATTGGCCTGACGCAGGCGCGGCGGCTGGCCCTGACCGGCGCCCAGTTTCGCGGCCACGATGCGTTGCGCTACGGCCTGGTCCACGAAACTTTCGAAAGCGAAGAAGAATTGACCGCCCTGCTCAACACCGAGCTACACGCCGTTCGCCAGTGCGCCCCCCGTGCCAACGCCGTCACCAAAGCCCTGATCATGGGTGTAGGTCAAGCAGACATGGACGCCGTACTCGACACTGCTGCCGAGCAGTTCGCAGCCGCCGTGCGCAGCGCCGAGGCGACCGAAGGCATGACGGCGTTCATGCAGAAGCGAATGCCCGCGTGGGCCTCAAACAAATGA
- a CDS encoding acyl-CoA carboxylase subunit beta: MPIIESKVDVNSPGFAAQRDGMLQFIADWRAVEQKGRDEEETKRAKYHKRKQLLPRERVHLMLDRGSPWLELSTLCGYKLHDDKDGSLAGGNMIAGIGYVSGTRCMVVASNSAIKGGTMTPFGVQKTLRLQEIALQQKLPVVSMIESGGANLLYQAELFISGGKTFANQARLSAAGIPQVTVVHGSSTAGGAYMPGLSDYVVMVRGNAKVFLAGPPLLKAATGEVAKDEDLGGADMHGGVAGTCEFLAENDADSIRIAREIVQNLHWNDRRPTLALREVRAPLYDVEELCGVVAPDYRKPFDCREVIARLVDGSDFQEFKADFDQQTICGRAVLHGHPIGIISNNGPITTKGANKAGQFIQLCCQANIPIVYLMNTTGYMVGTESEQGGIVKHGSKMIQAVANATVPQLTIVMGGSFGAGNYGMCGRGFGPHFIFAWPNSRTSVMGGEQAAGVMDIITRQKWEAQGKQLSGTDEKMLATVRQKIVDQFDAESHAFAATARLFDDGLIDPRDTRRVLGLCLSVCREAQLREVSPTSFGAARL, translated from the coding sequence ATGCCGATTATCGAATCGAAGGTCGACGTCAACAGTCCCGGCTTTGCCGCCCAACGCGACGGGATGCTGCAATTCATCGCCGACTGGCGCGCCGTTGAGCAAAAAGGCCGCGACGAGGAAGAAACCAAGCGCGCTAAGTACCACAAGCGCAAGCAACTGCTGCCGCGTGAGCGCGTGCACCTGATGCTGGATCGCGGTTCGCCGTGGCTGGAGCTGTCGACCTTGTGCGGCTACAAGTTGCACGACGACAAAGACGGCTCGTTGGCCGGCGGCAACATGATTGCCGGCATCGGCTATGTGTCGGGCACGCGCTGCATGGTGGTCGCTAGCAACTCGGCGATCAAGGGCGGCACCATGACGCCGTTCGGTGTGCAGAAAACCCTGCGTCTGCAAGAGATTGCTTTGCAGCAAAAGCTGCCGGTGGTGTCGATGATCGAGTCCGGCGGCGCCAACCTGCTCTATCAGGCTGAGCTGTTCATCTCCGGCGGCAAGACCTTTGCCAATCAGGCGCGCCTGTCCGCCGCCGGGATTCCGCAAGTCACCGTGGTGCACGGCTCCAGCACAGCGGGCGGTGCGTACATGCCGGGCCTGTCGGATTACGTGGTGATGGTGCGCGGCAATGCCAAGGTGTTTCTCGCAGGCCCGCCATTGCTCAAGGCGGCGACCGGCGAAGTCGCCAAGGACGAGGACCTGGGCGGCGCCGACATGCACGGCGGTGTGGCGGGGACCTGCGAGTTTCTCGCTGAAAACGATGCCGACAGCATTCGCATCGCCCGAGAAATCGTGCAGAACCTGCATTGGAACGACCGCCGCCCCACCCTCGCCCTGCGCGAAGTGCGCGCGCCGCTGTACGACGTGGAAGAGCTTTGCGGTGTGGTCGCGCCCGACTACCGCAAGCCCTTCGACTGCCGCGAGGTGATCGCGCGACTGGTCGACGGTTCGGATTTCCAGGAATTCAAGGCCGACTTCGACCAACAAACCATCTGCGGCCGCGCGGTGTTGCACGGTCATCCCATCGGCATCATTTCCAACAACGGGCCGATCACCACCAAGGGCGCCAACAAGGCGGGCCAGTTCATCCAGCTCTGCTGCCAGGCCAACATTCCCATCGTCTATCTGATGAACACCACCGGCTACATGGTGGGTACCGAAAGCGAGCAGGGCGGCATCGTCAAGCACGGCTCGAAAATGATTCAGGCGGTGGCCAACGCCACCGTGCCCCAGCTCACCATCGTCATGGGCGGCAGCTTTGGCGCCGGCAACTACGGCATGTGCGGCCGCGGCTTCGGCCCGCACTTCATCTTTGCCTGGCCCAATTCGCGTACCAGCGTCATGGGCGGCGAACAGGCGGCGGGCGTGATGGACATCATCACCCGGCAAAAGTGGGAAGCGCAGGGCAAGCAACTCTCCGGGACCGACGAAAAAATGCTCGCCACCGTCCGCCAGAAAATCGTTGATCAGTTTGATGCCGAATCGCACGCCTTCGCCGCCACGGCACGCCTGTTCGATGACGGCCTGATCGACCCGCGCGACACCCGCCGCGTGCTGGGCCTGTGCCTGTCGGTGTGTCGCGAGGCGCAGCTGCGCGAGGTGTCGCCGACCAGCTTTGGCGCCGCGCGACTGTGA
- a CDS encoding TetR family transcriptional regulator, translated as MKRLLKSKSKVTDTDDDAPRDGRKQRTRRALMDAALTLLEGERSFSSLSLREVAKVGGVVPAAFYRHFGSMEDLGLALVDDAFSALHALMREARSAPAPSEHLIAKSVTTFLQYADTHRLQFQFIAKERMSGSTAVRLGIRKEIRLWVSELAADLSPFPPLRQLNGDTLRLVAGLVVQTMMSATELLLDADPDDRGDRKRLEANATKQLTLIFLGAAQWTEDAQS; from the coding sequence ATGAAGCGTCTGCTCAAAAGCAAATCAAAAGTCACCGATACTGACGACGACGCCCCACGTGACGGGCGCAAGCAACGCACACGCCGTGCCTTGATGGACGCCGCGCTGACCCTGCTTGAGGGTGAGCGCAGCTTCTCGTCCCTGTCACTGCGCGAAGTTGCCAAGGTGGGGGGCGTGGTTCCGGCCGCGTTTTATCGGCACTTCGGCAGCATGGAAGACCTGGGTCTGGCACTGGTCGACGATGCCTTTTCGGCACTGCACGCGCTGATGCGTGAAGCGCGCTCGGCGCCCGCGCCCAGTGAACACTTGATCGCCAAGTCAGTGACCACGTTTCTGCAGTACGCCGACACCCACCGGTTGCAATTCCAGTTCATCGCCAAGGAGCGCATGAGCGGCTCGACCGCAGTGCGGCTGGGCATCCGCAAGGAAATTCGGCTGTGGGTCAGCGAGCTGGCCGCCGACCTGTCGCCGTTTCCGCCGCTGCGCCAACTCAACGGCGACACCCTGCGGCTGGTGGCCGGACTGGTGGTGCAAACCATGATGTCGGCCACCGAATTGCTGCTTGACGCCGACCCCGACGACCGCGGTGATCGCAAGCGCCTGGAAGCCAATGCCACCAAGCAGCTGACGCTGATCTTCCTGGGTGCCGCGCAGTGGACCGAAGACGCCCAGAGTTAG
- a CDS encoding ferredoxin reductase yields the protein MNLLSNPRTLQWLHRLATPLVPDDYVELVNPLWSTRAINARVVSTTRQTADATTVRLQPSHRWTGFKPGQYVRVSLSVNGIRQTRCYSICSAAGEVNNCFEITVKAIADGRVSQHVNRALQVGDVVEISDAQGAFTWGAKMPEKALFISAGSGITPVMGMARDAARNGVMPNLVWLHYAPASSEVIFAEALATLQHDHPQLDLQIIHTRLDGEHFSEKTLAQRCPDWQERSAWACGPGAMLDAAEALWGQTTAQPLITERFQAKTVTLGDLTRGTLRFAATGQQVEVDGKTSILETAEAAGLTPQCGCRMGICHGCTVKLKAGQVRDLRTGKCFGEEDDLIQICVCAPAGDVEVAL from the coding sequence ATGAATCTGCTCAGCAACCCCCGGACCCTGCAGTGGCTGCACCGCCTGGCAACGCCGTTGGTGCCGGATGATTACGTCGAGTTGGTCAACCCACTTTGGTCGACACGGGCCATCAATGCCCGCGTGGTGTCGACGACCCGGCAGACGGCCGATGCCACGACGGTGCGCCTGCAGCCCAGCCACCGCTGGACCGGCTTCAAGCCGGGGCAGTACGTGCGGGTCAGCCTGTCGGTGAATGGCATCCGCCAGACCCGCTGTTACTCCATTTGCTCGGCGGCAGGTGAAGTGAACAACTGTTTTGAGATCACGGTGAAGGCGATTGCCGACGGCCGGGTGTCGCAGCACGTCAATCGTGCGCTTCAGGTCGGTGACGTGGTCGAGATCAGCGACGCCCAGGGCGCGTTCACCTGGGGCGCGAAGATGCCCGAGAAGGCCCTGTTCATCAGCGCCGGCAGCGGCATTACCCCGGTGATGGGCATGGCGCGCGACGCCGCCCGTAATGGCGTGATGCCGAATCTGGTGTGGCTGCATTACGCCCCGGCATCCAGCGAGGTGATTTTTGCCGAGGCCCTCGCGACCTTGCAGCACGACCATCCGCAACTCGACCTGCAGATCATCCACACCCGCCTCGATGGCGAGCATTTCTCTGAGAAGACGCTGGCCCAGCGCTGCCCGGACTGGCAGGAACGCAGCGCCTGGGCTTGCGGACCCGGTGCGATGCTCGATGCTGCCGAAGCGCTGTGGGGCCAAACGACCGCACAACCGCTGATCACCGAGCGCTTCCAGGCCAAGACCGTGACGTTGGGAGACCTGACCCGCGGCACGCTGCGCTTCGCCGCGACCGGCCAGCAGGTCGAGGTCGATGGCAAAACCTCGATTCTCGAGACGGCCGAAGCTGCGGGTCTGACGCCCCAATGCGGCTGCCGTATGGGCATTTGCCACGGCTGCACGGTGAAGCTGAAGGCGGGCCAGGTACGCGACCTGCGAACCGGCAAGTGCTTCGGTGAAGAGGATGACCTGATTCAAATTTGCGTCTGCGCACCTGCAGGCGATGTTGAAGTGGCGCTTTAG
- a CDS encoding fatty acid desaturase family protein, whose translation MPFDTRPEQATQTRKQPSGAWPVGLPQLTPEQIDAFGREMDALREGVIATRGENDAAYIRKVIGFQRGLEVTSRGVIYGGILFPPALVIGAIGLGMAKILENMEIGHNVMHGQWDWMRDPTIHSSTWEWDTVCPADQWKSTHNVEHHTWTNVLGKDRDVGYGILRMSEAEKWHPSHLLNPINNALLAVFFQWGVGVHDSELDQLARTGKIRPDSKAKLKGFWKKARKQVMKDYVLFPALAGPFFLPVLLANIVANLIRNLWTYMIIFCGHFPEGVHQFTEEEIENETRGGWYLRQLMGSANIEGGPLMHLMSGNLSFQIEHHLFPDLPSNRYAELSPKVRDICERYGLAYNSAPLKRQFGTTMKRVFRLALPNQLPNWVPALG comes from the coding sequence ATGCCTTTTGACACCCGCCCCGAACAAGCGACCCAGACCCGCAAGCAGCCCTCGGGCGCGTGGCCGGTCGGTCTGCCGCAGCTCACGCCAGAACAGATTGACGCTTTCGGCCGCGAGATGGACGCGCTGCGCGAAGGTGTGATTGCCACCCGCGGCGAGAATGATGCGGCGTACATCCGCAAGGTCATCGGCTTTCAGCGCGGCCTGGAAGTGACCAGCCGCGGGGTGATCTACGGCGGCATTTTGTTTCCGCCCGCACTGGTGATTGGCGCCATCGGCCTCGGCATGGCCAAGATTCTCGAGAATATGGAGATCGGCCACAACGTCATGCATGGCCAGTGGGACTGGATGCGTGACCCGACCATCCACTCCAGCACCTGGGAATGGGACACGGTGTGCCCCGCCGACCAGTGGAAGAGCACCCACAACGTCGAGCACCACACCTGGACCAATGTGCTGGGCAAGGATCGTGACGTCGGCTACGGCATTCTGCGCATGAGCGAAGCCGAAAAATGGCATCCCTCGCACCTGCTGAACCCGATCAACAACGCGCTGCTGGCGGTATTTTTCCAGTGGGGCGTGGGCGTGCACGACTCCGAGCTCGATCAGTTGGCGCGCACCGGCAAGATTCGTCCGGATTCCAAGGCCAAGCTCAAGGGCTTCTGGAAAAAGGCGCGCAAGCAGGTCATGAAGGACTACGTGCTGTTCCCGGCACTGGCCGGTCCGTTCTTTTTGCCGGTGTTGCTGGCCAACATCGTGGCCAACCTGATCCGCAATCTGTGGACCTACATGATCATTTTCTGCGGGCACTTCCCCGAGGGCGTGCATCAGTTCACCGAGGAAGAGATCGAAAACGAAACCCGCGGCGGCTGGTACCTGCGCCAGCTGATGGGTTCGGCCAACATCGAAGGCGGCCCGCTGATGCACCTGATGAGCGGCAACCTCAGCTTCCAGATCGAGCACCACCTGTTCCCGGATCTGCCCAGCAACCGCTACGCCGAGCTGTCACCCAAGGTGCGTGACATCTGCGAACGCTACGGGCTGGCCTACAACAGCGCGCCGCTGAAGCGCCAGTTCGGCACCACGATGAAGCGGGTGTTTCGTCTGGCGCTGCCCAATCAGTTGCCGAATTGGGTGCCCGCCCTCGGTTGA